The genome window AGCCTGACAGACGTTTCCCCTGTTTCTTGTTACCGAGCTGCCTCTCTATGTCTCAGACACTGACAAGGATGTTGTTGTGCCTatatgtgtacacatgtgtacaATATGGAGCTTGACATGACTTCTGTCACCATAGATTTATGAGTAAATGCCGCCTCCCTCTGGACAAAATGGGTACATGCCATCAGTCTCACTGTCTTATACTGTAATTATGCCAGCATCCAGGCTGAAACCTACTAAAACAAGCAGTTCTCTTTACTGGAAAATTACATGCTGTATGTGATCCTGCCAGCCTTTTaataacatgatttgctcaGTGGATTTATAACATTATAGGTATCACAGTACTCAGAActgaatatatatatgttgtttgttgttttttttcttctgcagTGTCTTCACTGGCCTTTGCTATCTCAAGCCAGGTTTTTGTGTTTGTCAGTCACTGTGGGCTGCAGGGCACAGTAGTAGAGAGCAGAGTCTGAGAGTTCAGCAGACGAAATGTGCAGATAGAGTTTCTTTGTAGTCCTTTCCCCAGACAGATGACGGGCGATTTGTGAAGTCTCATTTCGCTCAAGAGTGTAAATGGTCAGAAGACATTGAGGGGCTGATTGTGGATACTGTCGATACCATTGTAGAGACTGTACAGTTAAAGAGGAATAGTTGCATGAAAGAGTTAAATCAGATCCCTTCATATCAGAGACCTTGATCCTGTCCGGAATAATTTCATTCCCATGAATTTGTCCTGCCAGAGACAGACATTTCATTTACTTATGCACAATACAATTTTCAGTTTGTATAATTAATATATTTGAAATTCATTATGGCATTTATAAACATGACATaatgttttaataaaaaaaCTGTGCTATTTGTGGCAGCATGTAAAAGCATAATATTGTGAAACTGTTACCTGTGAAGGCAGTGAGGAGTAGAGCTACATAGAGCAGCATATTTGGTTAGGAAAACTCAATAATGTTAAAGAAACAACACAACAGAGTGCAGCTGGTGTAGTTTGAACTCTTCTTGTGTGCAAAAACAATTTCAGAGCTTGTCATGCAAGCTCCTCCTTCTCAATCAGACCACCTAGTTTTCGGCAAGTGCATAATGAGTGAATGGTTTACTTGTAACTAGTACCTCCCATTTCAGCTAACTGAATGTGTGGAGACTGCAAGTCCTTCTTGATGAAGGACATTTATCTGAGAGGGAGTGAGATTATCAGCCATGACACCAATAATTAAATATTGAACAGTCAGAAACATTATGTCAATACTTCACAATACATTAAAATAATAGATATTATATCTACAGTATAGATTTAATATGTGTACATGAAGATCAGCAAGActgatttatgtatgtgttacagtttttctcagtcgctttggtgcttttctcacatcactattaagatttgcacagaagttagtgcaattctcaaaacaattagtgcaaactgcaaaacctagtggatgacctgcaaaagcacgtcacttgctcaaaatggatagtccattcctcaaaagcaggtattcatgtcaatgaaactgtcagtgtcatcaaaatgagaagtcttgacaccatcgtttatgaacaagatagtcaaatggctttgtcatgttttcattatgacagttctctcagtgttttccaatgcaaaaaaaggtcagaactcggtgacactacctgaacatgctcaagacagcactatacagttcttgtacagccatttgaaaactacagtaaagttacacattgctgtagttaggtgactaagtgagtacaagacactgaatgcatacatttttactgtatgctctttgcaattctacagcaccgtgacagaatttgataactagttcaacaattttgtatgtaatgactcaagcaatgaaatgaagactattagttttattgggaacgactattcagcattcataagtatagttcattttgactgacatgacataagcaaatgataatgttaaaaaacagcagagaattgtatgaaagcaactgatacatgtccaaaagtatttgcaatttgttcagaggaaagagaaattgctactatgatgtgcaaaaatgactaaatgttgtggaggttgaactaatagttatgagaattttcattctgatctgaaaaaagcaccaaagcgactgagaaaaactgtaaatgcagTAGGTGATCAGATCAGTGCTGTGGCCCACTGTCCTTGTCCACTgtccaatgagttcaaatattAGACAAGTGCAGATGTGTATAGGCTATAGTAATCtactaggttttagtaaagcatggttaaGTGTAATACTTGTTCCATATGTTCTCGCGTGTAAATAGATttcttcaaatgcgccgctgactatcaaaatgccgatgcgctgtttgaagctGCGCtgtttgctgttaaagggaatgacagatatcATTTTCATtgatttaaaggatgttacgcccaaaacacacccatgagtgattaagaaacataagaccaACCTTTTTGCGCAAGGTGCCGAcgattgataacaaaaccaccaccaatgtgtactgGACAAACCCCGAAAGATATTCGCAggtgaccatgcattttagatCGCCAAGATATAGCCATTAGTCTGCCTGGGTGAAGGTTTTAAGACATTGGAGTGGTGAAGGGTTTATTTTTGGGCACAAGCGGGCTATAGTAACATACACAGTGTTGAAATATGTTAATAtcttaatttttattttatcgATGGCatataaataacaaaataacattCATGGCCTTTGTTGAGATGTATTGTGAAGTATGGAGATCATGGAGACAGCCACGGTTCTGAAAACTCCTTGAAATCCGTCTTTAGTTTCTGAATCCCATGAGCTGTCACTGTCAAAAGCAATTTGTTTCTGTTCCCCTGCCTGACCATTGCTGTCCATCTCATAAGAATCAGTGTCCCACAGACTGTCAGTGTCACTGTCTtgatctctctctgtcactctagTGTTCTCCTCATCAGAGTCCATACTCCATGAACCATCACTGTCCTGCTCTATGATCTGTCCTTTCCACTGTGTCCCTGCATCCTTGTTCAAATCATCCTTCAAGTCTAAATTCCACAGGTCACAACTCTCCACTTCTGTCattttcctcctccctctttccatccctTCTTCTAAAATATCATTCTCTGGCTCTTTTACTGTGTTTCTTTTCACCTCATTGTTAAAGTTTGTGTCTCCGTGTCCACCACTCTCCTTCCCTGTAGCTGTGCTTCTGTCCTTGTCTTCTGCACTCTTGGCACATTCTGAGCCACGTGTTTTCTCTTTCCTCCCCACCTTCTCTGTctcatcttcatcttcctcctctaccTCACAGTCCTCCTTTCCCTCACTGACACTTTTTCCGTattgatgttttattttgtCACTGTTCTGCTCTTCCACAGAGTCCTTAATATCAGCATTCTTGTCATCTCGCTCCTTTCTCAACATTTTTCTACTCACTTTCACTACTAACTCAAATTCTGTAATGTCCGCCGAACTCTTCTGTTTATCCAGGCTTGTTTCAGTCCGTCCCTGTGTCTCCATCTCCTTTCCTTTAGCACTCTCTTGTCTTTTGTCTCTTGGCCTCTTTTCCTCATCCATGCTACTGAGTCCTCTCTTGTATCCAGACTCCTTTCCCTTAATCATGTGGTTTTTTCCTTTCACCATCTTTACCTCCAACAGTCTAACGTCCCCTCTCAGTTTCTCCATATTTTTCTCTAATTCCAACAGTCTAATCTCTTCTCTCAGCTTCTCTATATAGTCATATAGTTTCTCTAACTCCTCTCGCTCATTTTCCCTTAGCTTCTCCATCTCTATTTGtttttccatctctcctttCCTAATATGATCctgtcttttcttttgtttgtccttgtgacactctcgctcctctctctctctcttctcatcctctctgcCGGACTGGTCAGCTCTGGCACACTTTTCATCTCTACGTCCCTTAGGTAgctgctctttctctccatctttgttTCTAGTTAACCcctccactctccctctttctccctctttgtgTTGTCTGTCGGGTCTGACTGTTTTGTTGATGTTATCCTGCTTCACTTCCGTGTGTGACGCTGACTTCCAACGTTCACTTCCAAACAGACGCTGTCTCAACCACCTCTTCCAGTCACTCTCACTGTGTTCCTTCTTGCTCCCACAGAATGCCTAATTTTCCAGAATTGACAAAATAACATTATTAGAGTTTCTGACTGCTCTACAGTCTTCCTTTTGCCAATATTGTTACTGCTAATAACTTGGTAAATTCAGATCAACGTTACCCCCTCAATAAACACTCACAGagtacaaaaaaacacacacacacacacacacacaaaccttgtcCTGACTTGTGCCCTGTTCCTTCCCGTCTGGGAGTGTCCTGTGTTTTCTCTCCCGTCCTctacctctctgtttctcttggcCTGAGTGGCTCTTCTTGGCACTCTGACTGCTTGGCTGCTCCCCTCTGGTCTAGATCGACCACATTTTAGGCTTTATGAATACTACAGGCTAAAATACGATGTGAAACCTCATGGTTTCATGAGATAAATTCAGTGTCTTATATTTCATGATTTTATAACTATTGATTGTTAAATTAGTATAGATTTCATGTTTACACTTCTAGATCTTAAACAAGGCAAGGAAACCTACTCATTGTTACATTATAGCCTGTACAATAAATTCAtaagatattttttttgttgctttacCACGTTTCAAAAATGAATGAAATCTTGTCTTCATTACCTTCCTCATTCTCTTCATTACAGCCCTTTTATCTTGTTGATCCATCAGTGGAAGAGGGTCAGACGTCTGGTGCTGGGAAGCCTCCCTGTAAATCCACTCTGTCTCTAGCTGCTGGGTGTGGCTCAGCACCATGGCCACACGATGCTGGagtctcctctccatctctcggaGCTGTGCATCGACCAGGCAGTCCAGGTAGTGTCGCCACTCCTCTTGCTTGAGGAGGGTCATACCTCTCTTGGAGGTAGATGGTGGTAGCCCAAACTGGTAGACAGTTCAAAATAGTTAGATTATTTCTTTTTACTAGTGTACCACTGTATGTGTAGATTAAAATCTCTTGACTTTGTTAATTAACTTCCAGTTTACCAATATAATGACAGTCAATTATTTGTTTTTTCTGAACTGATTATTTCAATGCCTATTTTTCCTCTCTTGAATTATTGATGCTCACCTATTTATCATCAATATTGCAATGTAATTCAACCCTGATCAAGAGGCactcatttgttttctttgcctTGAATGaaaataactttacatttaaatGGTATCTACGTTGATGTCAGGCCAGGATTCAAGTATTTACATCACAATCACCAAATATTCCAAACTCTAGAATCATCTTCTGGTTTTGTATCATGTCCTTGCTTGGAACGTAATGGTAAACTGAGGAATTGTGAGATGTTTGGATGGTTTCTATGGCAGGTTTTTGCATGaggatgtgtgtttgtcatttgCTGTGGGCTGCAGGGCACAGTAGTAGAGAGCACAGTCTGAGACTTTGGCAGAGGAGACATACAGATAGAGTTTGTCTTAGTCCAGACAGATGATGGTCTACAGCTGGCTCTTTTTCATCAGTTTTGTAAATGGTTAGAAGATGTTGGGGAGCTGATTTAGGATACTGTTGGTACCACTGTAAATAGGCTGAAACTGAAGTGGAGTA of Alosa sapidissima isolate fAloSap1 chromosome 1, fAloSap1.pri, whole genome shotgun sequence contains these proteins:
- the LOC121715147 gene encoding trichohyalin-like; protein product: MTLLKQEEWRHYLDCLVDAQLREMERRLQHRVAMVLSHTQQLETEWIYREASQHQTSDPLPLMDQQDKRAVMKRMRKTRGEQPSSQSAKKSHSGQEKQRGRGRERKHRTLPDGKEQGTSQDKAFCGSKKEHSESDWKRWLRQRLFGSERWKSASHTEVKQDNINKTVRPDRQHKEGERGRVEGLTRNKDGEKEQLPKGRRDEKCARADQSGREDEKREREERECHKDKQKKRQDHIRKGEMEKQIEMEKLRENEREELEKLYDYIEKLREEIRLLELEKNMEKLRGDVRLLEVKMVKGKNHMIKGKESGYKRGLSSMDEEKRPRDKRQESAKGKEMETQGRTETSLDKQKSSADITEFELVVKVSRKMLRKERDDKNADIKDSVEEQNSDKIKHQYGKSVSEGKEDCEVEEEDEDETEKVGRKEKTRGSECAKSAEDKDRSTATGKESGGHGDTNFNNEVKRNTVKEPENDILEEGMERGRRKMTEVESCDLWNLDLKDDLNKDAGTQWKGQIIEQDSDGSWSMDSDEENTRVTERDQDSDTDSLWDTDSYEMDSNGQAGEQKQIAFDSDSSWDSETKDGFQGVFRTVAVSMISILHNTSQQRP